The Lysobacter gummosus genome includes a region encoding these proteins:
- a CDS encoding monovalent cation:proton antiporter-2 (CPA2) family protein has product MAAEAQGSELVKVVVLLAAGVVAVPIFKRIGLGSVLGYLAAGLLIGPFGLGFFSDSQAILHVAELGVVMFLFIIGLEMRPSHLWSLRREIFGLGTAQIALCSLAMTGVGLAFGLPLMVAFIGAMGFVLTSTAIVMQILGERSDLALPRGQRIVSILLFEDLLIVPLLALVALMAPPEANPSAAAHSRWADIGIALASLATLLAAGIWLLNPLFRVLAAAKAREVMTAAALLVVLGAALLMQIGGLSMAMGAFLAGVLLSESTFRHQLEADIEPFRGILLGLFFLSVGMSLNLTVVAANWPTIVGGVLALMLVKSLCIYIVARLMKSCHTEALDRAVLMAQGGEFAFVLFSAAANAKLIDATVGANLTAIVVLSMALTPLAIIALRKFSPKMALSLEGVDEPNDLSGSVLLIGFGRFGQVVSQSLLARGVEVAIIDTDVEMIESAQTFGFKVYYGDGTRLDVLRASGAGNAQLIAICIDDRAAATVTAQLIRHEFPQARVLARSFDREHALELVHAGVDLQVRETFESAMRFGEAALVELGVSADDAAEVVADIRRRDAERFELELVGGVRAGVSLLYGNMQQTPLIAPKPRSTRPREDEEHAPGISA; this is encoded by the coding sequence ATGGCAGCCGAGGCGCAAGGCAGCGAACTGGTCAAGGTGGTGGTGCTGCTGGCGGCCGGGGTGGTCGCGGTGCCGATCTTCAAGCGCATCGGCCTGGGCTCGGTGTTGGGCTATCTGGCCGCCGGCCTGCTGATCGGCCCGTTCGGGCTGGGCTTCTTCAGCGATTCGCAGGCGATCCTGCACGTGGCCGAGCTGGGGGTGGTGATGTTCTTGTTCATCATCGGCCTGGAGATGCGGCCCTCGCATTTGTGGAGCCTGCGCCGCGAAATCTTCGGCCTGGGCACCGCGCAGATCGCGCTGTGTTCGCTGGCGATGACCGGCGTCGGCCTGGCCTTCGGCTTGCCGCTGATGGTGGCCTTCATCGGCGCGATGGGCTTCGTACTGACCTCCACCGCGATCGTCATGCAGATCCTCGGCGAGCGCAGCGATCTGGCCTTGCCGCGCGGTCAACGCATCGTCTCGATCCTGTTGTTCGAGGACCTGCTGATCGTGCCGCTGCTGGCGCTGGTCGCGTTGATGGCGCCGCCGGAAGCCAACCCGAGCGCGGCCGCGCATTCGCGCTGGGCCGACATCGGCATCGCCCTGGCTTCGCTGGCGACGCTGCTCGCCGCCGGCATCTGGCTGTTGAATCCGCTGTTCCGGGTGCTGGCCGCGGCCAAGGCGCGCGAGGTGATGACCGCTGCGGCCTTGTTGGTGGTGCTGGGCGCGGCGCTGCTGATGCAGATCGGTGGCCTGTCGATGGCGATGGGCGCGTTCCTGGCCGGCGTGCTGTTGTCGGAATCGACCTTCCGCCATCAGCTGGAAGCCGATATCGAACCGTTCCGCGGCATTCTGCTCGGCCTGTTCTTCCTCAGCGTCGGCATGTCCCTGAACCTGACCGTGGTCGCCGCCAACTGGCCCACGATCGTCGGCGGCGTGCTCGCGCTGATGCTGGTCAAGTCGCTGTGCATCTACATCGTGGCGCGGCTGATGAAGTCGTGCCACACCGAGGCGCTGGATCGCGCCGTGCTGATGGCGCAGGGCGGTGAGTTCGCCTTCGTGCTGTTCTCGGCCGCGGCCAACGCCAAGCTGATCGACGCCACCGTCGGCGCCAATCTCACCGCGATCGTGGTGCTGTCGATGGCGCTCACGCCGCTGGCGATCATCGCGCTGCGCAAGTTCTCGCCGAAGATGGCGCTGTCGCTGGAAGGCGTGGACGAGCCCAACGACTTGAGCGGCAGCGTGCTGCTGATCGGCTTCGGCCGCTTCGGCCAGGTGGTGTCGCAATCGTTGCTGGCGCGCGGGGTGGAGGTGGCGATCATCGACACCGACGTTGAGATGATCGAAAGCGCGCAGACCTTCGGTTTCAAGGTGTACTACGGCGACGGCACCCGCCTGGACGTGCTGCGCGCCTCCGGCGCCGGCAACGCGCAACTGATCGCCATCTGCATCGACGACCGCGCCGCCGCCACCGTCACCGCGCAGCTGATCCGGCACGAGTTTCCGCAGGCGCGGGTGCTGGCGCGCAGTTTCGATCGCGAGCATGCGCTGGAGCTGGTGCATGCCGGGGTCGATCTGCAGGTGCGCGAGACCTTCGAATCGGCGATGCGCTTCGGCGAGGCGGCGCTGGTGGAACTCGGCGTGTCGGCCGACGACGCGGCCGAGGTAGTGGCCGATATCCGCAGACGCGACGCGGAGCGTTTCGAACTGGAACTGGTCGGCGGCGTGCGCGCCGGCGTGTCTTTGCTGTACGGCAATATGCAGCAGACGCCGTTGATTGCGCCCAAGCCGCGTTCGACGCGGCCGCGCGAAGACGAAGAACACGCGCCCGGGATTTCCGCCTGA
- the rnt gene encoding ribonuclease T, producing the protein MTETGPLQTATAAAPFPTTLANRFRGYLPVVVDVETGGFDWNKHALLEIAVQPLELDAQGRIVPGEIASAHVVPAAGMQIDPKSLEITGIDIDHPFRDAKPERQALEAVFAPVRDAVKRHGCQRAILVGHNAHFDLNFLNAAVARSGHKRNPFHPFSVFDTVTLAGVAYGQTVLARAVQAAGLDWNAQEAHSAVYDTQRTAELFCKIVNAWPRG; encoded by the coding sequence ATGACCGAAACCGGCCCCCTTCAGACCGCGACCGCCGCGGCGCCCTTCCCCACCACCCTCGCCAACCGTTTCCGCGGCTACCTGCCGGTCGTGGTCGACGTGGAAACCGGCGGCTTCGACTGGAACAAGCACGCGCTGCTGGAAATCGCCGTGCAACCGCTGGAACTGGACGCGCAGGGCCGGATCGTGCCCGGCGAGATCGCCAGCGCCCACGTCGTCCCCGCCGCCGGCATGCAGATCGATCCCAAGTCGCTGGAAATCACCGGCATCGACATCGACCACCCGTTCCGCGACGCCAAGCCCGAGCGCCAGGCGCTGGAAGCGGTGTTCGCGCCGGTGCGCGACGCGGTGAAGCGCCACGGCTGCCAGCGCGCGATCCTGGTCGGCCACAACGCCCATTTCGATCTCAACTTCCTCAACGCCGCGGTCGCCCGCAGCGGCCACAAGCGCAACCCGTTCCACCCCTTCAGCGTGTTCGACACCGTAACCCTGGCCGGCGTCGCCTACGGCCAGACCGTGCTCGCCCGCGCCGTGCAGGCCGCGGGGCTGGACTGGAACGCACAGGAAGCGCATTCGGCGGTGTACGACACTCAGCGCACGGCTGAGTTGTTCTGCAAGATCGTCAATGCGTGGCCGCGAGGCTGA
- a CDS encoding YfaP family protein, whose amino-acid sequence MLRRAAASACVLFALACAGTVRAGDGGITVLSATVADQPIEGAAIGLRRDGQPALAATTDAQGRAALDAAALRDPAARLSIRRAGYAELLAQCPCDGSRYALSAAMQSLDGLRVVLSWGDAPVDLDSHLSFPGNHVYFERKNGADASLDLDDTERHGPETITVQRKHPGEVYTYAVHDFGHRQDPAADALARSQARVYVYVGQTLVRTYTVPSQPGNLWTVLRIDGEGRFEDINRVGASRAAADGIGAQIAQISGGDTGPGDAHDGSDAALANERGEASYRAGDLAAAIAAYQQAIELDPGHALAYSNLGLAYVKQGRAAEAIWASRTAIALAKGGVAATIRANAYYNIGKLYEEDGQYERAMSNYLAAKREKPDKSYDQALERVSAY is encoded by the coding sequence ATGCTCCGCCGCGCGGCCGCATCCGCCTGCGTCCTGTTCGCCCTCGCCTGCGCCGGCACGGTCCGCGCGGGCGACGGCGGCATCACCGTGCTGAGCGCGACGGTGGCCGATCAACCCATCGAAGGCGCCGCGATCGGCCTGCGCCGCGACGGCCAGCCCGCGCTCGCCGCGACCACCGACGCCCAGGGCCGCGCCGCGCTCGACGCCGCCGCGCTGCGCGATCCGGCCGCGCGCCTGAGCATCCGCCGCGCCGGCTACGCGGAGTTGCTCGCGCAATGCCCCTGCGACGGTTCGCGCTACGCGCTCAGCGCGGCCATGCAAAGCCTGGACGGCCTGCGCGTGGTGCTCAGTTGGGGCGACGCGCCGGTCGATCTCGATTCGCATCTCAGCTTCCCCGGCAATCACGTTTATTTCGAACGCAAGAACGGCGCCGACGCCAGCCTGGACCTGGACGACACCGAGCGCCACGGCCCGGAAACCATCACCGTACAGCGCAAGCATCCCGGCGAGGTCTACACCTACGCCGTGCACGATTTCGGACATCGCCAGGACCCGGCCGCCGACGCGCTGGCGCGCAGCCAGGCGCGGGTCTACGTCTATGTCGGCCAGACCCTGGTGCGCACCTACACCGTGCCCTCGCAGCCCGGCAATCTGTGGACGGTGTTGCGCATCGACGGCGAAGGCCGCTTCGAGGACATCAACCGCGTCGGCGCCAGCCGCGCCGCCGCCGATGGCATCGGCGCGCAGATCGCGCAGATCAGCGGCGGCGACACCGGCCCGGGCGACGCGCACGACGGCAGCGACGCCGCTTTGGCCAATGAACGCGGCGAAGCGTCCTATCGCGCCGGCGATCTTGCCGCGGCGATCGCGGCATATCAGCAGGCGATCGAACTCGATCCCGGCCATGCGCTGGCCTACAGCAACCTCGGCCTGGCCTATGTGAAGCAAGGCCGCGCCGCGGAAGCGATCTGGGCCTCGCGCACGGCGATAGCGCTGGCCAAAGGCGGCGTTGCCGCGACCATCCGCGCCAACGCCTACTACAACATCGGCAAGCTGTACGAAGAAGACGGCCAGTACGAGCGGGCGATGTCGAACTATCTCGCGGCCAAGCGCGAGAAGCCGGACAAGTCCTACGATCAGGCCCTGGAGCGCGTCAGCGCGTATTGA
- the sugE gene encoding quaternary ammonium compound efflux SMR transporter SugE: MPWVLLVFAGLFEVGWAIGLKYTEGFSKLWPSVGTIAAMIVSLGLLGVAMKSLPVGTAYAVWVGVGAVGTVILGMVLFNEPANALRIVSVLLIVAGLVGLKLA; this comes from the coding sequence ATGCCTTGGGTCTTGCTCGTATTCGCCGGCCTGTTCGAAGTGGGTTGGGCGATCGGTCTGAAATACACGGAAGGTTTCAGCAAACTGTGGCCGTCGGTCGGCACCATCGCGGCGATGATCGTCAGCCTGGGGCTGCTTGGCGTAGCGATGAAGTCGCTGCCGGTCGGCACCGCGTATGCGGTGTGGGTCGGCGTCGGCGCGGTCGGCACGGTCATTCTCGGCATGGTGCTGTTCAACGAACCGGCCAATGCCTTGCGCATCGTCAGCGTTTTGTTGATCGTCGCCGGGCTGGTGGGGTTGAAGCTGGCTTGA
- a CDS encoding glycoside hydrolase family 19 protein — translation MFAFDDEQFLDGYRRRFGPLNDQLAQALRFLIGRIEQDASFTQNPVHRNQIAYCLATFKWETAHTLRPIDEFGDDARFNRLYGPDTRVGKMLGNTKAGDGARFHGRGYVQLTGRANYDRAGKLLGIDLLSKPEDAKKPEVAYAIALEGMKKGWFTGKKLDNYFKSGQLPNYEEARRIINGQDKAQTIADIARRFDELLLNALE, via the coding sequence ATGTTCGCTTTCGACGACGAGCAATTTCTAGACGGTTACCGCCGCCGTTTCGGCCCGCTGAACGACCAGCTGGCGCAGGCGCTGCGCTTTCTGATCGGGCGCATCGAGCAGGACGCGAGCTTCACCCAGAACCCGGTGCATCGCAATCAGATCGCCTACTGCCTGGCGACGTTCAAGTGGGAAACCGCGCATACATTGCGGCCGATCGACGAGTTCGGCGACGACGCGCGCTTCAACCGCCTGTACGGCCCGGACACGCGTGTGGGCAAGATGCTCGGCAACACCAAGGCCGGCGACGGCGCGCGCTTCCACGGCCGCGGCTACGTGCAGCTGACCGGCCGCGCCAACTACGATCGCGCCGGCAAGCTGCTGGGCATCGATCTGCTCAGCAAGCCCGAGGACGCGAAGAAGCCCGAGGTCGCGTACGCGATCGCGCTGGAAGGCATGAAGAAAGGCTGGTTCACCGGCAAGAAACTGGACAACTACTTCAAGTCTGGACAGTTGCCGAATTACGAAGAAGCCCGGCGCATCATCAACGGCCAGGACAAGGCACAGACCATCGCCGACATCGCCCGCCGCTTCGACGAGTTGCTCTTAAACGCCCTGGAGTAA
- a CDS encoding polysaccharide deacetylase family protein encodes MQGSSDRDGRYSTQARTSASRAWRRPRATSPAAGWSALIAAAVLLFANVANAAGPAVVATADRATWPQPLNTPAGFDRASRAEILAFAHELALSESLDDAALTQRLNLKQIDRAGVDRIRARYWQRLSGNYRLASRGCGAREAFCAPAADAAALRRLALAFDAAPEPAYAAWYADATRFHRIYLDEQLRLAALFARVSSEIDTYGSDELDGSELPDRRFLLTFDDGPSAAGGNTDKLLQTLRAHKLDATFFVLGQSLQQRMKAASPAQTYAGMCVASHGWEHQSHARWPQWQDSVIRSSALIKAQTGAAYVPLFRPPYGQRRADSGEFFRQQGVRVVLWSIDSQDWNAKMSPADVQGRLLSLMLLWRRGTILFHDVHDKAWVAVPWLLKQTQGARVDWMGCKDYPEAR; translated from the coding sequence ATGCAGGGCAGCAGCGATCGCGACGGCAGGTATTCGACCCAGGCGCGCACCAGCGCGAGCCGCGCATGGCGCAGGCCGCGCGCAACATCGCCGGCCGCGGGCTGGTCCGCGCTGATCGCCGCCGCCGTGCTGCTATTCGCCAACGTCGCCAACGCCGCTGGCCCCGCCGTCGTCGCCACTGCAGATCGCGCGACCTGGCCGCAGCCGCTGAACACGCCGGCCGGATTCGATCGCGCCTCGCGCGCGGAAATCCTCGCCTTCGCGCACGAATTGGCGCTCAGCGAATCGCTGGACGATGCCGCGCTGACGCAGCGCTTGAATCTCAAGCAGATCGATCGCGCCGGAGTCGATCGGATCCGCGCGCGTTACTGGCAGCGGCTGAGCGGCAACTACCGCCTCGCCTCGCGCGGCTGCGGCGCGCGCGAAGCCTTCTGCGCGCCCGCCGCCGATGCCGCGGCCTTGCGCCGGCTGGCGCTGGCCTTCGACGCCGCGCCGGAACCGGCCTACGCCGCCTGGTACGCCGACGCGACGCGCTTTCATCGCATCTACCTCGACGAACAACTGCGCCTGGCCGCGTTGTTCGCCCGCGTCAGCAGCGAGATCGATACCTACGGCAGCGACGAACTCGACGGCAGCGAACTGCCCGACCGCCGCTTCCTGCTGACCTTCGACGACGGCCCCAGCGCGGCCGGCGGCAACACGGACAAATTGTTGCAGACGCTGCGCGCGCACAAGCTGGATGCGACCTTCTTCGTGCTCGGCCAGTCGCTGCAGCAGCGCATGAAAGCCGCCTCGCCCGCGCAGACCTACGCCGGCATGTGCGTGGCCTCGCACGGCTGGGAGCACCAGTCGCATGCGCGCTGGCCGCAGTGGCAGGATTCGGTGATCCGCAGCAGTGCGCTGATCAAGGCGCAGACCGGCGCCGCCTATGTCCCGCTGTTCCGGCCGCCGTACGGGCAACGCCGCGCCGACAGTGGCGAGTTCTTCCGCCAGCAGGGTGTGCGCGTGGTGCTGTGGAGCATCGACTCGCAGGACTGGAACGCCAAGATGTCGCCGGCCGATGTCCAGGGCCGCCTGCTCAGCCTGATGCTGCTGTGGCGGCGCGGGACGATTTTGTTTCACGACGTGCACGACAAGGCGTGGGTGGCGGTGCCTTGGCTGTTGAAGCAGACGCAGGGTGCGCGGGTGGATTGGATGGGCTGCAAGGATTATCCGGAGGCGAGGTGA
- a CDS encoding TolB family protein, with protein MNRPDPPRPTAPPVQWLSTAMLAAACASACAMAYQRAAPHAAEPQRWTPPGIASDQYESSPTFTPDGGEIYFMRSDTRFANWRILHSRCQTGAWSKPEPPSFAASRAGLDADPFVTADGRRLYFVSARHDPKGEDLDIYYVQRSADGAWGEPQRLPEPVNSPAAELLPRLSADGRLYFGSSRAGGHGQGDLYAATPNADGRWSVRNLGKPLSSAANEYEADIARDGRGLIAVIDRGDRSHLYRFERRGQQWRERGRIAARADVFQVGPLLSPRGDRLLFAQADGERSGELFLIDLVAEPDRSWPPSCGPAAT; from the coding sequence GTGAACCGTCCCGACCCGCCGCGCCCCACCGCTCCGCCGGTGCAATGGCTGTCCACCGCGATGCTTGCCGCGGCCTGCGCGAGCGCCTGCGCGATGGCCTATCAACGCGCCGCGCCGCACGCCGCCGAGCCGCAACGCTGGACGCCGCCGGGCATCGCCAGCGATCAATACGAATCCTCGCCGACGTTCACGCCCGACGGCGGCGAGATCTACTTCATGCGCAGCGATACCCGGTTCGCGAACTGGCGCATCCTGCACTCGCGTTGCCAAACCGGCGCGTGGTCGAAGCCCGAACCGCCGTCGTTCGCCGCATCCAGGGCCGGCCTCGACGCCGATCCGTTCGTGACCGCCGACGGCCGGCGCCTGTACTTCGTGTCCGCGCGCCACGATCCGAAGGGCGAGGATCTGGATATCTATTACGTGCAGCGCAGTGCCGACGGCGCCTGGGGCGAACCGCAGCGGTTACCGGAACCTGTCAACTCTCCCGCCGCCGAACTGCTGCCGCGTCTGAGCGCCGATGGCCGCCTGTATTTCGGTTCCAGCCGCGCGGGCGGCCACGGCCAGGGCGATCTGTACGCCGCCACGCCAAACGCGGACGGACGCTGGAGCGTGCGCAATCTCGGCAAGCCGCTGAGCAGCGCGGCCAACGAGTACGAAGCCGACATCGCTCGCGACGGCCGCGGCCTGATCGCGGTGATCGACCGCGGCGACCGCTCGCATCTGTACCGCTTCGAACGCCGCGGCCAACAATGGCGCGAACGCGGACGGATCGCCGCGCGCGCGGATGTGTTCCAGGTCGGCCCGCTGCTGTCGCCGCGCGGCGACCGCCTGCTGTTCGCGCAGGCCGACGGCGAGCGTTCCGGCGAATTGTTCTTGATCGATCTGGTCGCCGAACCCGATCGCAGCTGGCCGCCGTCGTGCGGCCCGGCGGCTACCTAG
- the rlmB gene encoding 23S rRNA (guanosine(2251)-2'-O)-methyltransferase RlmB: MSQKQWIAGINAVSASIEHDAANVREVLIEAGAKNPRLTEIETAARRADIDVRRVATNALEGVVGNLRHQGVVARYAAAKTWNENELEALVEAAQGKALILILDGVQDPHNLGACLRSAAAANATAVIIPKDKSVQVNATVRKTSAGAADSIPVIPVTNLARAMRDLQQLGVWIYGLAGEAEASLYSIDLRGNVALALGGEADGLRRLTRENCDQLVKIPMPGGNAAGGVESLNVSVASGVTLFEAVRQRG; encoded by the coding sequence ATGAGCCAGAAACAATGGATCGCCGGCATCAACGCCGTCTCCGCCTCGATCGAGCACGACGCCGCCAACGTGCGCGAGGTGCTGATCGAAGCCGGCGCCAAGAACCCGCGCCTGACCGAGATCGAGACCGCCGCGCGCCGCGCCGACATCGACGTGCGCCGGGTCGCGACCAATGCGCTGGAAGGCGTGGTCGGCAATCTGCGCCATCAGGGCGTGGTCGCGCGCTACGCCGCGGCCAAGACCTGGAACGAGAACGAGCTCGAAGCGCTGGTCGAAGCGGCGCAGGGCAAGGCGCTGATTCTGATCCTGGACGGCGTCCAGGACCCGCACAACCTTGGCGCCTGCCTGCGCAGCGCCGCGGCCGCCAACGCCACCGCGGTGATCATCCCGAAGGACAAGTCGGTGCAGGTCAACGCGACCGTGCGCAAGACCTCCGCCGGCGCCGCCGACAGCATCCCGGTGATCCCGGTGACGAATCTGGCGCGGGCGATGCGCGATCTGCAACAGCTCGGCGTGTGGATCTACGGCCTGGCCGGCGAGGCCGAGGCTTCGCTGTATTCGATCGACCTGCGCGGCAATGTCGCCCTGGCCCTGGGCGGCGAAGCCGACGGTCTGCGCCGCCTGACCCGCGAGAACTGCGATCAGCTGGTCAAGATTCCGATGCCCGGCGGCAACGCGGCCGGCGGCGTGGAAAGCCTCAATGTGTCGGTGGCTTCGGGCGTGACCTTGTTCGAAGCGGTGCGCCAGCGCGGTTGA
- a CDS encoding CGNR zinc finger domain-containing protein: MRLEHHDFRGADLVGGDPALDLVNTVTARDTQPRDWLDDYFALLRWARHTECFARADLATLETQAQAAPAKAAAALTRCKALREALCDALYALAHERAPTPLDLDTIDQARLAASKAARLVSRDSRLQTQWSAERSGLDLIAHVITAYAIELLKDARVERLRVCDGNDCGWVFIDTSKNGRRRWCDMATCGNVAKARRFQQRQRE, from the coding sequence ATGCGACTGGAGCATCACGACTTCCGCGGCGCCGATCTGGTCGGCGGCGATCCCGCGCTGGATCTGGTCAATACCGTGACCGCGCGCGACACCCAGCCGCGCGACTGGCTCGACGACTACTTCGCCCTGCTGCGCTGGGCGCGCCACACCGAATGCTTCGCCCGCGCCGATCTGGCGACGCTGGAAACGCAGGCACAGGCCGCGCCGGCCAAGGCCGCCGCCGCGCTGACGCGCTGCAAGGCCCTGCGCGAAGCCTTGTGCGATGCGCTCTACGCCCTCGCCCACGAGCGCGCGCCGACGCCGCTGGACCTGGATACGATCGATCAGGCGCGCCTGGCCGCGTCCAAAGCCGCGCGCCTGGTCTCGCGCGATTCGCGCCTGCAGACCCAATGGTCGGCCGAGCGCTCGGGCCTGGACCTGATCGCGCACGTCATCACCGCTTATGCGATCGAGCTGCTCAAGGACGCGCGCGTGGAGCGCCTGCGCGTTTGCGACGGCAACGATTGCGGTTGGGTGTTCATCGATACATCGAAGAACGGACGCCGGCGCTGGTGCGATATGGCGACCTGCGGAAACGTGGCGAAGGCCAGGCGCTTCCAGCAACGTCAGCGCGAGTAA
- the rnr gene encoding ribonuclease R — protein MTKKPKSKKAGATGSKTPSRNTPGGAGKPRKAAASRPPWLPENLQHGPPAKGSRGKSAAAPAPGPARAPAPYHDPYAEREASRYAQPIASRELILQTLAAADGPLRAEDLAQRLELTEDDRADALGKRLGAMLRDGQLIQNRKGEFAPAAQMDLISGSVIANPDGFGFLRPEAGGDDLFLPPYEMRKAMHGDRVLVSVTGVDRRGRREGAIVEVLERRLNRLIGRFTVEQGISYVVPDDRRIQRNVQIPPDARMDAHNGQLVVCELVQAPDHKRPPIGRVLAVLGDKLTASLAVQAAIHGHEIPDVFPQETLDEAAAVPLTVPESVSAQRVDLRQMPLVTIDGEDAKDFDDAVYCESNRDGFRLVVAIADVSHYVRPGTPLDDEAQKRATSVYFPGFVVPMLPETLSNGICSLNPKVDRLCFVCDMQVDREGQVSQSRFYEAVMNSHARLTYTTVWNAVGEVPEELRSEARAQVGSLLPHIERLHQLFQVLLKARQKRGAIEFESSEVRFVLGKDGEVVQAGMLQRNDAHKLIEECMIAANVEAAKFLIAQQVPAPYRIHDRPPEQKYADLQEFLKEFKLRMPAWNQVEPRDFTQLLKKIRERPDAALIESVLLRSQSLAVYAPENVGHFGLALEAYAHFTSPIRRYPDLLVHRAIKHALSGAKPIAYGYSPTQMAALALQCSERERRADEAEREVDERYRAAWMEQHVGGEFEGTISGVTSFGLFIELDESKVNGLVHVTQLPHDYYHFDPIRKTLKGERTAREFRLGDRVQIVVLKASVEDRKIDFRLVEERGAKLLPPRGTPAKRPKQKY, from the coding sequence ATGACAAAAAAACCTAAGAGCAAGAAGGCCGGAGCCACCGGCAGCAAGACTCCTTCCCGCAACACGCCCGGCGGCGCCGGCAAACCCCGCAAGGCCGCCGCTTCGCGCCCGCCCTGGCTGCCGGAGAATCTCCAGCACGGCCCGCCCGCCAAGGGCTCGCGCGGAAAATCCGCCGCCGCCCCGGCCCCCGGCCCGGCGCGTGCGCCGGCCCCGTATCACGATCCCTACGCCGAGCGCGAAGCCTCGCGCTACGCCCAGCCGATCGCCAGCCGCGAGCTGATCCTGCAGACCCTGGCCGCGGCCGACGGCCCGCTGCGCGCCGAAGATCTGGCCCAGCGCCTGGAACTGACCGAAGACGATCGCGCCGACGCGTTGGGCAAGCGCCTGGGCGCGATGCTGCGCGACGGCCAGCTGATCCAGAACCGCAAGGGCGAATTCGCCCCGGCCGCGCAGATGGACCTGATTTCCGGCTCGGTGATCGCCAACCCGGACGGCTTCGGCTTCCTGCGCCCGGAGGCCGGCGGCGACGATCTGTTCCTGCCGCCGTACGAAATGCGCAAGGCCATGCACGGCGACCGCGTGCTGGTCAGCGTCACCGGCGTGGACCGCCGCGGCCGCCGCGAAGGCGCGATCGTGGAAGTGCTCGAACGCCGTCTCAATCGCCTGATCGGCCGCTTCACGGTCGAGCAGGGCATTAGCTACGTCGTGCCCGACGACCGCCGCATCCAGCGCAACGTGCAGATTCCGCCGGACGCGCGCATGGACGCGCACAACGGCCAGCTGGTGGTGTGCGAACTGGTGCAGGCGCCCGATCACAAGCGCCCGCCGATCGGCCGCGTGCTGGCCGTGCTCGGCGACAAGCTCACCGCCTCGCTGGCGGTGCAGGCGGCGATCCACGGCCACGAAATTCCCGATGTGTTCCCGCAGGAAACCCTCGACGAAGCCGCGGCGGTGCCGCTGACGGTGCCCGAATCGGTTTCCGCGCAACGTGTGGATCTGCGGCAGATGCCGCTGGTCACCATCGACGGCGAGGATGCGAAGGACTTCGACGACGCGGTGTACTGCGAAAGCAACCGCGACGGTTTCCGTCTGGTGGTCGCGATCGCCGACGTCTCGCACTACGTCCGTCCCGGCACGCCGCTGGACGATGAGGCGCAAAAGCGCGCGACCTCGGTGTACTTCCCCGGTTTCGTCGTGCCGATGTTGCCGGAAACGCTGTCCAACGGTATTTGTTCGTTGAACCCGAAGGTGGACCGGCTGTGCTTCGTCTGCGACATGCAGGTCGATCGCGAAGGCCAGGTCAGCCAGTCCAGGTTCTACGAAGCGGTGATGAACTCGCATGCGCGCCTGACCTACACCACGGTCTGGAACGCGGTCGGCGAAGTGCCGGAAGAACTGCGCAGCGAAGCGCGCGCGCAGGTCGGCTCGCTCCTGCCGCATATCGAGCGCCTGCATCAATTGTTCCAGGTGCTGCTGAAAGCGCGGCAGAAGCGTGGCGCGATCGAGTTCGAATCCAGCGAAGTGCGTTTCGTGCTGGGCAAGGACGGCGAAGTGGTCCAGGCCGGCATGCTTCAACGCAACGATGCGCACAAGCTGATCGAGGAATGCATGATCGCGGCCAATGTCGAGGCCGCCAAGTTCCTGATCGCGCAGCAGGTGCCGGCGCCGTATCGCATCCACGACCGTCCGCCGGAACAGAAGTACGCCGATCTGCAGGAGTTCCTGAAGGAATTCAAGCTGCGCATGCCGGCCTGGAATCAGGTCGAGCCGCGCGATTTCACCCAGTTGCTGAAGAAGATCCGCGAGCGCCCCGACGCGGCGCTGATCGAGTCGGTGCTGCTGCGCAGCCAGAGCCTGGCGGTGTACGCGCCGGAGAACGTCGGCCATTTCGGCCTGGCGCTGGAGGCGTACGCGCACTTCACCTCGCCGATCCGGCGTTATCCGGACTTGCTCGTGCATCGCGCCATCAAGCATGCGCTCAGCGGCGCCAAGCCGATCGCATACGGATATTCGCCGACGCAGATGGCGGCGCTGGCGCTGCAATGCTCCGAGCGCGAACGCCGTGCCGACGAGGCCGAGCGCGAGGTCGATGAGCGCTACCGCGCGGCGTGGATGGAGCAGCACGTCGGCGGCGAATTCGAAGGCACCATCAGCGGCGTGACCAGTTTCGGCTTGTTCATCGAGCTGGACGAATCCAAGGTCAATGGTCTGGTTCACGTGACCCAGTTGCCGCACGACTACTACCACTTCGATCCGATCCGCAAGACGCTCAAGGGCGAGCGCACCGCGCGCGAGTTCCGGCTCGGCGACCGGGTCCAGATCGTGGTGCTCAAGGCCAGCGTCGAGGATCGCAAGATCGACTTCCGTCTGGTCGAGGAGCGCGGCGCCAAGCTCTTGCCGCCGCGCGGTACGCCGGCGAAGCGGCCTAAGCAGAAGTATTGA